The Dehalococcoides mccartyi CG5 genome contains the following window.
TTGGTGATGCGGAAAAACCACTGCTCAAGGTCGCGCCGGGTGGTGGGGGTTTCGCACCTCCAGCAAGTGCCGTCTACCACCTGTTCGTTGGCCAATACCGCCTGGCAACTGGGACACCAGTTTACCGGGGCTTTGGCACGGTAGGCCAATCCGGCTTCATACAGCTTTAAAAAGAACCATTGTGTCCACTTGTAATATTCGGGCAGGCAGGTTATAACCTCCCTGTCCCAGTCAAACATAGCACCTATTGTCTTCAGCTGGCGGCGCATGTTTTCTACGTTATTCAGGGTCCAGATACGGGGGTGGATATTGTGCTTGATAGCGGCATTTTCAGCCGGCAGGCCGAAAGAGTCAAAACCCACCGGGCGCATTACATTAAAGCCTCTCAGGCGTTTGTATCTGGCAAAACAGTCCGCCGGAACTTCGGCATACCAGTGGCCTATGTGGAGATTGCCCGAGGTATAAGGGAACATGGTAAGGGAGTACCATTTGGGTTTGGGGCTGTCTTCACTGGCGTGGTAAAGGCGGTCTGCCGCCCATTTATCCTGCCATTTTTTTTCTGTTTCCTGCGGATTATATTTTTCGGCCATTTCTGTTTTCCTATCTGAAATATCAGATTATATTACCCCGTACTGCCTGTGCTTTCAAGTTAAGGCGGCTTTTTAGGGCTATTTCTATATTGGACGGGAATTGGGTAAAATGAGAAGGCTTAAAAATGTATTATATATAATAGAAAGGCTGGCCGAAAAGGGCCGGTGGTTTTAATGACAGTTAAAGAGATTGTGGTAATAGGTGCGGGGGCGGGCGGGCTTATGGCGGCAGGCCGGGCGGCGGAATGCGGCGGCAAAGTAATTCTGCTGGAAAAATCCGAACAGCCGGGCAAGAAAATGCTTATTTCCGGGCAGGGTAGATGTAATATTTCAAACAGCCGGGATATGGCCGAGTTTATAACCGCTTTCGGCCCTAACGGGCGGTTTTTATACAGTGCTTTCAGCCGTTTTTTCAGGCAGGAACTGGTGGAGTTGCTTGCCCGCTACGGGGTGGAAACCAAGACCGAACGGGGCGGCAGGCTTTTTCCTGATTCGGACAAGGCCGGAGATGTGGTGGGGGCACTGATGAAATATGCCTCAGCCGCTACCCTGATAGCTGGTCAAAAGGTTAGCCAGATACTGGTGAATGACGGGCAAGTTGTGGGGGTCAAAACCGAAAAGGAGACCTTCAGGGCGGATGCGGCTGTGATTGCCACCGGCGGGGCATCTTACCCCGGTACCGGCTCTTCGGGGGACGGCTTTCGCATGGCAGAAGCACTGGGGCATACCATTGTAAAACTCCGTCCGGCTTTAGTGCCTCTGGTAGTAAAGGAAATAGCCCTTGTTCAGAGTATGCAGGGAGTAGCCCTGAAAAATATTCGCCTGACTTCCTACCGCTGTGAAGCGGATAAAATACCTCTTGATTTGATTTTGCAGGACTGGGGGCGGGGCATTACGGGAAAGAAACCGCCTAAAGCGGTTATTGAAAGCCGCATGGGCGAACTGATGATTACTCATTTCGGTCTGGGCGGGCCTTTGACTATGCTGATGGGGCTTCCGGTTGCCGAGGCATTGGAACAAGGGGCGGTGAGTGTGGCTATAGACCTGAAACCGGCGCTATCTTTGGATAAGCTGCGTCTGCGTCTCCAGCGGGATTTTGATACCTTCGGCAAACGCAGTTTTCAAAACCTGCTCTCAGAACTTTTGCCCCAGAAAATGATAAGGCCGTTTGTAGACCTGACAGGCATAGACCCCTTCAAGTGCGGCGGGCAGATAACGGCGTCTGAGCGTGAAGTTATTTTGGCTAACCTTAAGTGCCTGCGGTTTAATATTACTTCCACTCTCCCCCTGACCTCGGCGGTGGTAACTGCCGGCGGGGTAAATCTAAAGGAGATAGACCCCCGGACTATGGAATCCAAACTAATAAAGGGGCTGTATTTCTGCGGCGAGGTTATGGATATAGATGCGGATACCGGCGGCTACAACCTTCAGGCGGCTTTTTCCAGCGGCTATCTGGCCGGCGAATCGGCGGCAGGGGCATAAAAATTGGTCAGGCGGGTAACGGTAGAGGAGTATAATCTCTGTTGGGCAGAGCAGTATGATGCCGAGGCGGTAAAGCTTCGGGCTTTACTGGCAGATAATCTGCTTGAGATACACCACATAGGCTCAACCGCTGTGCCGGGGCTTAGTGCCAAACCTATAATAGATATTATGCCGGTGGTCAAAGATATATCTGCTATAGACAGGCTTCAGAAAACCTTTGAGCGGGCAGGTTACCTGTATTTGGGCGAATATGGCATTCCGGGCAGGCGTTTTTTGGTGCGGGGGACTGATAAAATACGGTTTGCCCATGTGCATATCTTCGGGGTATCTTCCTCAGATATAGAAAGACACCTTGCCTTTCGTGATTATCTGCGTTGCCATGAGGCAGAGGCAGCGGAATATTCCTGTATCAAAAAGGCGCTGGCACTCAAATTCCCCGAGGACATAGAGGCCTATATAAACGGCAAGTCCGGTTTTGTCAGGGACTTAGAGACCAAAGCCCTGAAGTGGTTCAGGGCAAACCTCCAGACCTGAACCTATTATTCTTTACCCGCCGGAGTCCTCTTGTCTGAAAAGTATAGACATACTTACATAAGTCCGCTATTGACTTTTTCAAGTGGCAAAATTCGGAAATCATCCTGTAATAAATACGTACACTTACTAATACCGCCGGAAGCGGATAAAAAGCATAATGAACATCCGAGTGATTGTTATCGGCTTTCAGAGCCGGTTTTTTGGTGTATGTGACGCAGCCAGCGTTACCGAGAGGAATGTAGTGAGTATGCAAATGCTTTTAAATCAGGATATTATAAATAAGTGTGTATGCCACAAATGTCCTGTACAAAATCAGAGTGAATGCGTTCATACCCAGATGGCTGAGCTGAAAAACAGCCTCAAGGAAACTCCTTTGGATCCGCATAAAATCCCCAAGGCATATTGTGTTAACGGAAAGTCTCTCTGCAAGGGGATTGACCACAGCAAACCCTGCATCTGCGGCAGCTGTGATGTTTATGCCAAATATCACCTGTCCGAAGGTGAACCGGGCGGGTTTTATTGTTTTGAAGGCAAATCTGTTTAGACTGTGCCCCCCAAGGGTTCTTTTTCTGGTTTTCCATCGGTTTATTATTCTTTTTTACCGAATTTAGTTAAGGGGTGATATTTCCTGAATACCGGCGTATGCTTAAAGCTAGGGAATATTTACCGTAAACTTTAAAAGGGATTTTCGCTATAAGTGTCGTATCAGTTTGGGAAGGAGTGATTTTTAACCTATGGAAAAGATTATAGGCAGGAATGCAGGTAAGATTAAACTATATGCCCTAAGTACCTGCGGCTGGTGCCGTTTGACCCGCCAGCTTCTGGCTGAACTGGGAGTAGCCTACGAATTTGAATATGTTGATTTGCTTACCGGAGCGGAACGGGAAAAAGCCGTAAAAGAACTGACGGCTCTTAACCCGTCCAGCTCTTTTCCTACGATGGTTATCGGGGAAAACAGAGTGATAATAGGTTATAAAAAAGCTGAAATACGGGAGGCGCTGAAAGCATGAGTTCAAAACTTCCTGAACCGTCAGAAGGCCCTGTACTTTTTCAGGCACGCCTCAAAAATGAGGCTGAGGCTTCTGGTTATCACCTTAACCCGGATGGGTCTTTTGTAAAGATGCTGGCTGAGGGTTTACTGGCTAACCGCCAGCGGTATGGTTACCCATCCTGTCCCTGCCGTCTGGCAAAAGGTGATAAAAAGGCTGACTTGGATATTATTTGCCCGTGTGATTACCGTGATGCAGACCTGAGTGAATTTGGCAGCTGCTACTGTGCGCTGTATGTAAATAGCCATATTGCAAAGGGTGAAAAAAAGGCTCAGGCAGTGCCTGAACGCCGCCATTTGCCCGAAACCCGTCCGGAAACAAAGCCTGCCGAAGCTCCTTCCGGGCTGGCTTATCCTGTTTGGCGTTGCCGGGCCTGCGGATACCTGTGCGGGCGTGACGAAGCGCCGGATGAGTGTCCCATTTGCAAGGCAGACAAAGAACGGTTTGAGCGGTTCATGTAGTAAAACCCAAAAGTCCAAAAAGGCTTGCCTGAGAGTGCCATTTGGGTTATCATAGTGTCAGGTATTGTGGTTACAGGGCTGGTCTTTTGGGATGAATTTTTTACGCCGTTATGATCTGTATCTAGTTTTATTGTTCATAGTTTTGGCAGTACTGGCAGCCGAAGGCGGCTGGGTGCTGCCTTTGCGGTTGTTATTCGGCGTGCCGCTAGTTCTGATAGTGCCGGGTTATGCCCTGATGTCTGTCTTGTACCCGTCAAGGCTTAGTCTTAGCCGCTCCGGGCGGTTTATGATGGGTTTGGGGCTTAGTCTGTCAGTATCCATATTGGCCGGGCTGGCGCTTAACTATACAGTCGGGCTGGAGCAGGCGAGTGTTCTGTATGCTCTTAGCGGTTTCAGCCTTGTTTTTTGCCTTATAGCCATTGGCCGGAGGCAGCATCTGCCGCCCAATGAGAAACCCGGTCTGATACTAACCCCGCCTGATACCAAAAGGCATTTGCCTCCAAACACCTCCCAGATATTTCTGAATGTGATTCTCTCGGTTTGCCTGCTGGGGGTGGGGGGAGTTGCCGCAAAACAGCTGCTACAGGTTTATTCCCCGTCTGAATTCACCCGGTTTTATCTGCTGGGGCTGAATGATACTGCCGAAAACTTTCCCAGTCTGTTTATTTTAAATGGTGAACAGGTGGCGGGGGTTAAATATGGCAACCAGCCTGCGGTAGTGGCTGTTTCTGCCCGACTTAAACTGGTAATATCCAATAGTGGCCAGTCCGAAATGGTTTATCAGGTAGAGGCTTTACTTAACGGCCAGAACTACCGCTTTTCCCTTAAAGAAGGCGGGGAATTTGATGGTCTGGTAAAAGTACCGGTGGATACCATTAAGTCACTTGAGCTTTATTTTGCCCCGTTTGAGGCTGGAGATAACCAAGTGCTGGAAATCTGGCTTTATGCCGGTGAAACCGCAGTGTTTACTAAGCCGCTCAAAATTGTCTTCAGCACAGTTTGAAGCGGTCTTTTCTCAGGCTAACAGCTTGGTGTATAGCTCTTTGAGGCTGGTTATTATGAGAGGCCAAGCGCAGGTGGCTACTTTGTGGCGGGTATTGGCCGGCGGATTTTGAGTATAGGCCTGAAAGGCTTTTAAAAATTCAAAATCATCATGGGCGTAGTATAAGCCCTCTCCGGCTGGAAATACTTCCGGCAGAGCCCCGAACGGGGTAGTTATAACCGGCAGATTGGCAGACATGGCCTCCAGTACCGAAAGAGGCATTTCGCTGGAAAAAATCTGGTGGTTGGCATCCTCTTCCAGCAGCATGGGGTATACATAAGCGTCTGCCAGAGCATATAAATCTGCAATATTGGGGCGGAAACTGGTCAATATCATACAACCGCTTTTCCTCAGATTTTCCAGCAGTGTACGGTTAAAGATACCCGGATTTGAGACCGCCATGATTACCTGGGTATCCGGGTTTTGCATTCGTCGGAGCAGGTCCACACCTCGTCCTGCCCGTATTGGTCCCACGTGGAGAAGCAGGAGTTTGTTGTGCGGCAGGCAATACCGGCGGCGAAGTTCGGCTTTGATTTCGGGTGAGACTGGCTGAAAGGTAGCCATATCCACTCCGTTCGGCAAAATGACAGTCTCTATTCCGGCCTCCCTGAAAAAGGAGGCACTTTTTTGGGACAAACAGATTGCCATGTCCGGTTTTATATAAGGAAGCATATTCCGGACGGTACGGGTATTGACTGGCTGTTGAGCCGAAATCACCGTTTTGGCTCGCGGGGCAGACAGTTTGGCCATCTTCAGGCGGAAAAGTTCAGCGGCATCCGGTTTGCCCAGCAGGTGGATTATATCCGGCTGGAAACGGCGGATACGGTTTAAGCTTCGGGGGCGGGTGAAGTGTTCTCTGGGGCAGAGCAGGAGAAGTATGTCCTTTTCTTTTGAAAGAAAATCAGCCAGCTGGGCCGCCATCTTATAGATACTGCGGTCAGGGCAAACCTTGAAATCACCTATCAGGCAGATTTTTATCATATACGCTCAGGAATATCTGAAGTCTAGTGTAAGCCACTTTTCGCTGTTCGTCAAAGCATTTTACACTAAAGCTAGTGCCAAGGGTCATAACAGCCTAATACGCCAAATGACCATGACAGTGCGTAATAAATAGGCACAAACTATTGACAAATGACATATAGCAGGCTTATTATAGTGACAATAAGCGAAAAAACAGGATGCAAATGGAGCAAAAGGCTATATAGTATTTGTAACAAAGGTTTGATATAGGGACTTAAGGTTGGGATATTTAGGGGGGCATATCCTGCCACTTGTACTTGGCGGCCATATTTTCTAAACTGATACAGATGAAACTTATGAAAAAGAATAGGGCAAGACTATTTCTTAGCCTGACGGTTATCTGTCTGGCGGGTGTATCCTTTTTTCTCTGGGCTATGCCGGCAGTACTGGGCCAGCAGTATATCAAACAGCTTGATTACTTGCCGTCACCCCAACCGGGGGAGAGGATACTTATATTTTCACCCCACCCCGATGATGAAACTATTGCACTTGGTGGCTACATTGACAGTGCCTGTCAGGCCGGAGCGGAGGTAGAGATTGTACTGGTTACGGACGGCAGCAAATTTACCAACAAAGAAATCCGTTACCAAGAGTTTGAAAGTGCCTGCCGCTTGCTGGGGGTGGCAGCAGACCATCTGGTGTTTTTGGATTTTAAAGACGGCAGTCTTCGGTCAGTGCCTGTTACCCTGTTGATAGATTGCTTCGGTGCTTTGATAAATAGCTTCATGCCGGATATTGTGTTTTACCCCCACCCCCAAGATGCTCACGATGACCATGCGGCTGTAAGCAGGGCAGTCAGGCAGTGTTTAAAAGTTACCCCCGGTATCCGGGGTTATGAATATCTGGTGCATTATCGGATATTCTTCCCTCAACCGCGGGTTTTTAACCAAAACTTGTATCTGTTGCCGCCGCTTACGCTGGTAAATGAAGACCACAACTGGCTTAAGTTTGACCTCTCTGAAGAGCAGCTGGAACGAAAATTGGCAGCCCTGAGTGCCTATGCGAGCCAGCTGAAAAATCCATTTCTGAAGCCCCTTATGCAGAGTTTTATCCGCCAGAATGAGCTGGTTTGTCTGCCGAACTGATTCAATCAGGGTTTGGGGGATTTCGGCTGGCAGTATCCCCTTAAGATTTCAAAACAGTAAATAGTCAGGCTGAGTTATGCTCTTTGTTCCCCTTCTGGCTGGCCAGATTGCCAGAGCAAGGCCTGAAATGCGGGGCGTGCTGGTTTCCCCCCCTTAAACAACCTTACCTTGGCGTGCCAGGCTTTGTGGGGCTTGCCTTTAACAATTCTGACCGCTAACATTTATATGTAATATTTTCGGGATATAAATAATAATTGGGAGTAACCGGATATATGAATAATATAATAGATAAAAAATGGGCTTACCGTGAGCTCGGCAAAACGGGCATAGGGCTTAGCCCCATCGGCTTGGGCGGCTGGCAGTTTTCCCGCGGTAAGGGGGCGGCTATTGGGGTATGGGGCATGCTGAACCAGACCAAAGTAAACGAGATTGTGCTTAATTCGTTGGGGGGTGGGATAAACTGGTTTGATACAGCCGAAGCCTATGGCATGGGGCAGAGTGAAGAGGCTTTAGCCGAAGCCCTGAAACAGGCGGGTATCCAGCCCGGAGAGTGCTTTATAGCTACCAAATGGCAGCCTACTTTGCGATTTGCATCTTCTATTAAAACCCTTCTGCCCATGCGCGAGGGTTTTCTAAACCCTTATAAAGTGGATTTGTATCAGGTTCATTTTCCGGGCCTTTTTGCCTCTATTGATGCCCAGATGGATAACATGGCTGCCTTGTATAAAGAAGGGCGGATACGGGCCATAGGCGTCAGCAACTTTAATGCCTCCCAGATGCGCATTGCCCAGAAGCGTTTAAATGAACATGGTTTGTCACTAGCATCAAATCAAGTCAGGTACAATCTGCTGGACAGGCAGATTGAGACTAACGGGGTGTTTGAAACTGCCCGTGAGTTGGGTATAAGCCTGCTAGCTTATTCTCCGTTGGGTATGGGTATCCTTTCAGGTAAATACCAGCGTAACCCGGAGTATCTGCAGCAGGTGCCGTTTATCCGCCGTAAATCTATCCGCCGGGCGCTGGAAAAGAGTATGCCTATTATCGCCAAGCTTTCAGAAATAGCCGGCAGATACAGTGCAGATATAGCTCAGGTAGCTCTGGCGTGGGTAATTTACGGGCAGGGAGATACTGTTTTTGCCATAGCCGGCGCCAGTACTCCGGTGCAGGCACGGGAAAACCTGAAGGCTCTGGATATAAAGCTGACTACAGCCGAAATAGCTGAATTAAATAAGGTGTCCCGGTTTTAGGTCTGCTCCGGCGGGTCTGGCTGGCAAGGGGGCGTTTGCCTCTGGCAGCAGGGGCGGGCATCTATCTCAAAAACCCCTCCCTCTATCCGCAGTGCCTTGCCATTTAGCAGGGCGTCTGCCACTTTGTATCTGGCGGAATAAAGCATCCGCTGAAAAGTGGGGCGGGAGATATTCATCTGCAGGGCGGCTTGGGCTTGCTCCAGCCCCAGCAGGTCTTTTAAACGCAGTGCTTCAGCTTCCTCAGTAGACAGCTGGTTTTCCTCAAGCATACTCAGAGGTATGCCGGCAGGTTTGTAATAAGCTACTTTGGGTATCTCACTTATGCGGCGGCATTTGTACGGTCGGGGCATGGTGCTTACCTTTCAGTTTCTTTCACGCTTGGCTTCAGAATAGCCTCTACTTTTATTTGTGTCAATATTTATTCTGCAGGTGTTATTACGTATCATTACTAATAGACCATGTGCCTGTTTTGGATTAAGCTCAGAAGAGGAGGGCAAAGCGATGGCAGATACCGAGTTTATTACGCAGCAGATACAACTTTTAAAAGACCCGGATGGTCTGAAACGCCAGTTTGCCCGGCTGGCGCTTGAAGATTTGGGTAAATCAAGCGTGCCGTATCTGGTTGCCAAGCTGGATGAGTATCAGGGTGATGCCCTGTGGGAAAGTGTAAAAGCCCTAAGCCGCATTGGGGATGCCTCTTCCGCCGGGGCTTTGGTCAAACTTCTCTCCCATGAGGTATCCGATATACGCTGGCTGGCCTCTTTGGGTCTGATAAAAATAGGCAAAGAAGGGGTGAAGCCGCTGCTGCGTGCCCTTAGTTTATCAGATGCCCGTTCACCTCTCCTCAGAGAGGAAGCTCACCATGTGCTTACCGGGCTGAGAGACAAGCAGCTTAAAAACAGTTTGTCAGGGGTTATAAAGGCTTTGGAAAGCAATTCCCCCCGGTCTGATGCTCCGGTAGCCGCCGAGGAAGCGCTTGTAAAGCTTAAATTTTAAAATAAAACCTGATTATTATCTATACATGGATAAATACAGGCAAATAAAATGATTTACAGTTAACTACAGAAAAATAAGGTTATAAAATAATCTGTATTTATTTAAAAGGTCTTAATATCTCGCTATTATACCTCTGTAGCTTGACTGTAGGGATATAATAGCGGTAAAATAAAGTAAATATGAAGCACATGAGGAGGTATTTATCTCTCCAAAGTGAAAAAGTTTATTTGAATATAGTTTGTTGTAGCCCGTTTTAACGGGTTTTGCCCCGGCCCTTTCCGCTGTATTTAGTTTTCAGGTTTTTCTCCAGCCACTGGTTTTTATATTATCCCGGGTACTTGTCAGTCTTTACGCAGTTCCAAATTTTCTGTCCGAGACTTTCATTTGTCTAGCCGTGTTTTCTTAATTCAGCTTTCGGGTTGGGGTTATTCCCTGCACAAAGGAAGGATTAACATGGTTTTAGCCGATACAAAATCCGAAATGCCTCAATACCCCCAGACGGAGCAAGACCACCAGGTGATGGCTCACAAGATAAGCTCTGACTACCATGAGGACGAATGGAATAACTGGAAATGGCATATTTCCCATACTATTAGGGACTTGACCACAGTTGAAAAACTGCTGGGTGTAAAATTTTCAGCTGAAAAACGCCGTAGTCTGGAAGATACTATCCTCAAGTTTCCCATGAGCATTACACCTTATTATTTTTCCCTTATTGACCGCAAAAATTTCGAAAATGATCCTGTTTTTATCCAGTCTGTACCCAGTGCCGCTGAACTTAATTTCAGTTGCTACGATAAAGAAGACCCTCTGGCCGAAGACGTGGATAGCCCCGCTCCCGGCATTACCCACCGCTACCCGGACAGGGTGCTGTTTCATGTCTCAAACCGTTGTGCCATGTACTGCCGGCACTGTACCCGCAAACGCAAGGTGGGGGATATTGATAAAAACCTTTCACGTGATGAGCTGAAAAAGGGATTGGAGTACATAAAAAACACCCCCCGGGTGCGGGATGTTTTACTGTCCGGGGGTGACCCTCTGCTCCTTCCTGATAGCATACTTGAATGGCTACTTTCAGAACTGAAAGCGATACCTCATGTTCAGGTAATAAGGATTGGTACACGGGTACCGGTAGTATTGCCCCAGCGGATTACTCCCCATCTGGTAAAAATTATCCGGAAGTATCACCCCGTCTGGATAAATACTCATTTCAATCACCCCCGTGAGATAACCTCCACCTCCAGCCGGGCGCTTGGCATGCTGGCAGATGCCGGTATACCCTTAGGTAACCAGACAGTTTTGCTGGCCAAGGTAAATGACTGTCCGCGGGTTATGAAAGCCCTGGTACATAAACTGGTGGAAAACAGAGTCAGACCGTATTACCTCTACCAGTGTGACCCGGCACAGGGCCTTTCCCATTTCCGCACTTCCATAGGCAAGGGTATAGAGATTATCGAAAATCTTATCGGGCATACCAGCGGATTTGCCGTACCCACATATGTTATAGATGCGCCGAATGGCGGCGGCAAGATACCTATTATGCCGAATTACCTCATATCCCAGTCTTCCAGCAAGGTTATTCTGCGTAATTACGAAGGGATTATCACGGCCTATTACCAGCCGGAAGATTACCACCCGCCCAAGTGCGGGCAGGATTGTTCGGCCTGTAATCTGGATTTGGACTTGAATGGTGCGGCAGAGGGGGCGCTGGTAGGGATTGCCCGTTTGCTGTCTAACTATGAAGATACCGATTATTTAGTTCCCACTGAATGTGACCGAATGGATCGCCGCAAGAGCGGCTATGACCAGATAACTACTATGGGGACTTCCCTCATCCAGCACGGCAAAAACAGTGACCGTATCTACCTGATGAGATTGGCCGCCGAAGAGGCCGCCACTCTGATAACTGGGATGCAGACACTGGCAACCGAAAACGGCTACACCAAGCTGTTTGCCAAGGTGCCTGATGATATAAAGCCCCTGTTTGAAGCAGATGGTTTTGAAACCGAGGCGGTTATTCCCTGTTTTTACGGCGGGAGCAAAGCCGGTTACTTCATGGGAAAGTTTATAGATAAAGACCGTAAAATAGAAGAAAATGGCGAATTGCTGGAAGATGTGCTGAAGGTGGCCCATTCCAAAGCTGGTAAAGTGCCGGCGGTCAAATTGCCTAACGGGTATACCCTTCGCAAATGCACCGCTGAAGATACGTCAGCTATGGCCGAGGTTTTTTCCACTGTTTTTGCATCATATCCGTTTCCCATTTTTGAACCGGACTATATCAGCCGCACCATGGCTGAAAGCATAACTTATTATGGTATCTGGCATGGTGACAGATTGGCGGCGTTATCTTCAGCCGAACAGTATCCGCTGGAAGGGCACGTGGAATTGACAGATTTTGCTACCTTGCCCGCATACCGACGCCGCAAGCTGGCGGGTATTTTACTGCGTACTATGGAAGATGAAATGAAGCAAAAAGGCTTTGGAGTTAGCTATACGTCTGCAGTGGCGGAGTCTTATGGTATGAATATCAGCTTTGCCCGCCAGGGATATAAATTTGCCGGGAGGCTGAAAAACAATACCCAAATAAACGGCAGTATAAAAAGCATGAATGTTTGGTACAAGTGCCTGAAGAAAAAGACCAAATAGGCCAAGTTGCTTTCAGTATCATATAGCAGAGCGGACACCTTTTTGGGGTGTCCGCTTTTGTTTGACAGATTGCAGGTTATTTTAGGCGCCAGGGTTCAGTACCCGTCCGGTAAAGAGAGTAGTGCCGGTAGCCATATCTACTATGCAGAATATAAAAGCCCGGTCAATGCTCAGGGTGACAGGTTCAGCAGGGGCGGAAGTCAGGTTCATAGTTACGGCTGTTGCCGCTGCCGCTTC
Protein-coding sequences here:
- a CDS encoding glycosyltransferase family 4 protein, which codes for MIKICLIGDFKVCPDRSIYKMAAQLADFLSKEKDILLLLCPREHFTRPRSLNRIRRFQPDIIHLLGKPDAAELFRLKMAKLSAPRAKTVISAQQPVNTRTVRNMLPYIKPDMAICLSQKSASFFREAGIETVILPNGVDMATFQPVSPEIKAELRRRYCLPHNKLLLLHVGPIRAGRGVDLLRRMQNPDTQVIMAVSNPGIFNRTLLENLRKSGCMILTSFRPNIADLYALADAYVYPMLLEEDANHQIFSSEMPLSVLEAMSANLPVITTPFGALPEVFPAGEGLYYAHDDFEFLKAFQAYTQNPPANTRHKVATCAWPLIITSLKELYTKLLA
- a CDS encoding aldo/keto reductase, with protein sequence MNNIIDKKWAYRELGKTGIGLSPIGLGGWQFSRGKGAAIGVWGMLNQTKVNEIVLNSLGGGINWFDTAEAYGMGQSEEALAEALKQAGIQPGECFIATKWQPTLRFASSIKTLLPMREGFLNPYKVDLYQVHFPGLFASIDAQMDNMAALYKEGRIRAIGVSNFNASQMRIAQKRLNEHGLSLASNQVRYNLLDRQIETNGVFETARELGISLLAYSPLGMGILSGKYQRNPEYLQQVPFIRRKSIRRALEKSMPIIAKLSEIAGRYSADIAQVALAWVIYGQGDTVFAIAGASTPVQARENLKALDIKLTTAEIAELNKVSRF
- a CDS encoding PIG-L deacetylase family protein; translated protein: MYLAAIFSKLIQMKLMKKNRARLFLSLTVICLAGVSFFLWAMPAVLGQQYIKQLDYLPSPQPGERILIFSPHPDDETIALGGYIDSACQAGAEVEIVLVTDGSKFTNKEIRYQEFESACRLLGVAADHLVFLDFKDGSLRSVPVTLLIDCFGALINSFMPDIVFYPHPQDAHDDHAAVSRAVRQCLKVTPGIRGYEYLVHYRIFFPQPRVFNQNLYLLPPLTLVNEDHNWLKFDLSEEQLERKLAALSAYASQLKNPFLKPLMQSFIRQNELVCLPN
- a CDS encoding glutaredoxin family protein; the encoded protein is MEKIIGRNAGKIKLYALSTCGWCRLTRQLLAELGVAYEFEYVDLLTGAEREKAVKELTALNPSSSFPTMVIGENRVIIGYKKAEIREALKA
- a CDS encoding NAD(P)/FAD-dependent oxidoreductase, with protein sequence MTVKEIVVIGAGAGGLMAAGRAAECGGKVILLEKSEQPGKKMLISGQGRCNISNSRDMAEFITAFGPNGRFLYSAFSRFFRQELVELLARYGVETKTERGGRLFPDSDKAGDVVGALMKYASAATLIAGQKVSQILVNDGQVVGVKTEKETFRADAAVIATGGASYPGTGSSGDGFRMAEALGHTIVKLRPALVPLVVKEIALVQSMQGVALKNIRLTSYRCEADKIPLDLILQDWGRGITGKKPPKAVIESRMGELMITHFGLGGPLTMLMGLPVAEALEQGAVSVAIDLKPALSLDKLRLRLQRDFDTFGKRSFQNLLSELLPQKMIRPFVDLTGIDPFKCGGQITASEREVILANLKCLRFNITSTLPLTSAVVTAGGVNLKEIDPRTMESKLIKGLYFCGEVMDIDADTGGYNLQAAFSSGYLAGESAAGA
- a CDS encoding GrpB family protein; amino-acid sequence: MVRRVTVEEYNLCWAEQYDAEAVKLRALLADNLLEIHHIGSTAVPGLSAKPIIDIMPVVKDISAIDRLQKTFERAGYLYLGEYGIPGRRFLVRGTDKIRFAHVHIFGVSSSDIERHLAFRDYLRCHEAEAAEYSCIKKALALKFPEDIEAYINGKSGFVRDLETKALKWFRANLQT
- a CDS encoding HEAT repeat domain-containing protein; amino-acid sequence: MADTEFITQQIQLLKDPDGLKRQFARLALEDLGKSSVPYLVAKLDEYQGDALWESVKALSRIGDASSAGALVKLLSHEVSDIRWLASLGLIKIGKEGVKPLLRALSLSDARSPLLREEAHHVLTGLRDKQLKNSLSGVIKALESNSPRSDAPVAAEEALVKLKF
- a CDS encoding DUF1616 domain-containing protein — its product is MNFLRRYDLYLVLLFIVLAVLAAEGGWVLPLRLLFGVPLVLIVPGYALMSVLYPSRLSLSRSGRFMMGLGLSLSVSILAGLALNYTVGLEQASVLYALSGFSLVFCLIAIGRRQHLPPNEKPGLILTPPDTKRHLPPNTSQIFLNVILSVCLLGVGGVAAKQLLQVYSPSEFTRFYLLGLNDTAENFPSLFILNGEQVAGVKYGNQPAVVAVSARLKLVISNSGQSEMVYQVEALLNGQNYRFSLKEGGEFDGLVKVPVDTIKSLELYFAPFEAGDNQVLEIWLYAGETAVFTKPLKIVFSTV
- a CDS encoding ferredoxin-thioredoxin reductase catalytic domain-containing protein — protein: MSSKLPEPSEGPVLFQARLKNEAEASGYHLNPDGSFVKMLAEGLLANRQRYGYPSCPCRLAKGDKKADLDIICPCDYRDADLSEFGSCYCALYVNSHIAKGEKKAQAVPERRHLPETRPETKPAEAPSGLAYPVWRCRACGYLCGRDEAPDECPICKADKERFERFM
- a CDS encoding DUF2769 domain-containing protein, whose protein sequence is MNIRVIVIGFQSRFFGVCDAASVTERNVVSMQMLLNQDIINKCVCHKCPVQNQSECVHTQMAELKNSLKETPLDPHKIPKAYCVNGKSLCKGIDHSKPCICGSCDVYAKYHLSEGEPGGFYCFEGKSV
- a CDS encoding DUF134 domain-containing protein, with the protein product MPRPYKCRRISEIPKVAYYKPAGIPLSMLEENQLSTEEAEALRLKDLLGLEQAQAALQMNISRPTFQRMLYSARYKVADALLNGKALRIEGGVFEIDARPCCQRQTPPCQPDPPEQT